Proteins from a genomic interval of Spiroplasma endosymbiont of Lonchoptera lutea:
- a CDS encoding ankyrin repeat domain-containing protein, translating into MKKLLELLGTILITSNAAGPLVVNKPNNNNNKIKNSLETLTRQKRQAPQAQTDIIEKEITLDENYSENIQKMLKEFMKNNQIDPLRMINNEGIVTTDYYETDKRKKDRKDNLEIIIKELDKILELSQFNENKTIILILTLKNNDNKNIKLVINLNNFYVLGIINNQNQYFYFDDELVEKVKQKNKADIEILEKQIKETSNKNQLGKLNKKLKNLQGESLKIDEQKIKTLNTAVIKKYNCQKTNLNYTGAYSEQSLNAVNINITKENLNKTIANLAILDNDNKQNQAIKDDLVRMIFVTSEGMRFGSYLKYFNYEKNGQPVEFKNIPTNVQEILNSKINSLKWKDYKPQLIGGWTASSKYLEQKRKEIFKKLNKQIILSNFLSKNNEELNKIFKKSSIQSQNWETNVKPEIESIIKNSNNQEYINLETDILKNINYLFTTNEKEINFLKQWDNNLTPSVININKMDNYYNLIRSVIVQGNLDLFELIITKKPELINVNNNDLTFLQVAIANHKIDIVKLLLSHGANVDEKGKYDSSALYTATFHGDIDIVKLLLSYDTDVNARENNGLTPLHVAIDREYLNIVSILLDHGADVNAKDYKVDLTPLITTLSSNNINIFIKLITNKNSKDKININESNKKVNNWTPLHFATQKNQIQFVKILLAHGADVNITDNNGNTALYYAARKGYTEVENLLKEFKKLKDRLDRRTQDDTVKEQIN; encoded by the coding sequence ATGAAAAAACTTTTAGAATTACTAGGAACAATTTTGATAACCAGTAATGCAGCCGGACCATTAGTTGTCAATAAGCCTAATAACAATAACAATAAAATTAAAAACAGTCTAGAAACATTAACTCGCCAAAAAAGACAAGCACCGCAAGCTCAAACTGATATTATTGAAAAAGAAATTACTTTAGATGAAAATTATTCTGAAAATATTCAAAAAATGTTAAAAGAATTTATGAAAAATAACCAAATTGATCCGTTAAGAATGATAAATAATGAAGGAATTGTTACGACAGATTATTATGAAACAGATAAAAGAAAAAAAGACCGTAAAGATAATCTTGAAATTATTATAAAGGAATTAGATAAAATTTTAGAATTATCTCAATTTAATGAAAATAAAACAATAATTTTAATATTAACATTAAAAAATAATGATAATAAAAATATAAAATTAGTAATTAATTTAAATAACTTTTATGTACTGGGAATTATTAATAATCAAAATCAATATTTTTATTTTGATGATGAACTTGTAGAAAAAGTTAAACAAAAAAATAAAGCAGATATCGAAATATTAGAAAAACAAATTAAAGAAACATCAAATAAAAATCAATTAGGTAAATTAAATAAGAAACTTAAAAATTTACAAGGTGAAAGCTTAAAAATTGATGAACAAAAAATTAAAACTTTAAATACTGCAGTAATTAAAAAATATAATTGTCAAAAAACTAATTTAAACTATACGGGGGCATATTCAGAACAAAGTTTAAATGCTGTAAATATTAATATTACTAAAGAAAATTTAAATAAGACAATTGCAAATTTAGCAATTCTTGATAACGATAACAAACAAAATCAAGCAATAAAAGATGATTTAGTGCGCATGATTTTTGTAACCAGTGAAGGGATGCGCTTTGGATCTTATCTTAAATATTTTAATTATGAAAAAAATGGCCAACCAGTTGAATTTAAAAATATTCCAACAAATGTTCAAGAAATACTCAATAGTAAAATTAATTCACTTAAGTGAAAAGATTATAAGCCACAATTAATAGGTGGATGAACAGCATCTAGTAAATATTTAGAACAAAAAAGAAAAGAAATTTTTAAAAAATTAAATAAACAAATTATTCTTTCAAATTTTTTAAGTAAAAATAATGAAGAACTAAACAAAATCTTTAAAAAATCATCAATACAAAGTCAAAATTGAGAAACAAATGTTAAACCTGAAATTGAGAGTATAATTAAAAATTCTAATAATCAAGAATATATAAATTTAGAAACTGATATTTTAAAAAATATTAATTATTTATTCACAACAAATGAAAAGGAAATTAATTTTCTAAAACAATGAGATAATAATCTTACTCCTAGTGTAATAAATATTAATAAAATGGATAATTATTATAATTTAATAAGGTCAGTAATTGTACAAGGTAATTTAGACTTGTTTGAATTAATAATTACAAAAAAACCAGAACTTATTAATGTAAATAATAATGATCTAACATTTTTACAAGTTGCGATAGCTAACCATAAAATTGATATAGTAAAATTATTACTTTCTCATGGTGCTAATGTTGATGAAAAAGGCAAATATGATTCATCCGCTTTATACACTGCAACATTTCATGGTGATATTGATATAGTAAAATTATTACTTTCTTATGATACTGATGTAAATGCAAGAGAAAACAATGGTTTAACACCTTTACATGTTGCAATAGATAGAGAATATTTAAACATTGTTTCAATATTACTTGATCATGGTGCTGATGTAAATGCAAAAGATTATAAGGTTGATTTAACACCATTAATTACTACATTAAGTAGTAACAACATAAATATTTTTATTAAATTAATCACAAATAAAAATAGTAAAGACAAAATTAATATTAATGAATCAAATAAAAAGGTTAACAATTGAACACCTTTACATTTTGCAACACAGAAGAATCAAATTCAGTTTGTGAAAATATTACTTGCTCATGGTGCTGATGTTAATATAACAGACAATAATGGTAATACTGCTTTATATTATGCAGCACGCAAAGGTTATACAGAAGTGGAAAATCTTTTAAAAGAATTTAAAAAATTAAAAGACCGATTAGACAGAAGAACACAAGATGATACTGTGAAAGAACAAATTAATTAA
- the dnaG gene encoding DNA primase, whose protein sequence is MVNPEKISLIRTRTNITEIIGQYLKLQKKGRNYWTVCPFHEDNAPSMSVSPEKQIYRCFSCQASGNVFTFLQKYKKISFLEALKEVAALVNIDLQELEQWTKNKYDSENLKIFAINALACEYFMYHLDSKIGIQAKKYLEQRNIDNKLREQFSIGLAPSEDGLVAYLQQKGYKPSELVISGLVVYQNNHFNDYFRNRIMFPIRDIEHNIIGFSSRSYLENQQPKYMNTLETNIFKKNQLLYNLSFAKNHLHQDKYLLICEGFMDIIALSKIGINNAVAIMGTSLSAQHCSILKKVTNEIILFLDGDDAGIIAAFKMISELWYHKFNVKVVNNPTTLDPDDLIKKEGAVAVRALIKNSIHPLDFVLNYFQNNLDLKKIDNVTELLKKVTPFFQLLHSAVEVNFYLNKLETITNLNKKILEQTLFAKQTIETTDKINPKNAGANKNLYLNPIEKSENIIIFSLLYTKETLTNSELNNFSLIDPIKKVLLSEIISWYDKNPQAGKVNYEDFLKSLQQEQVKKSLEMIYSLYNKQEFVYRPKLINDCQETIYNYLIKLEKDKWAKKWLATNNVNEKIAIGEKIISLSKNIKREKSGQ, encoded by the coding sequence ATGGTTAATCCTGAAAAAATTTCTCTCATTAGAACGAGAACTAATATTACTGAAATTATTGGTCAATATTTAAAATTGCAAAAAAAAGGTCGTAACTATTGAACAGTTTGTCCTTTTCACGAAGACAATGCGCCTTCAATGAGTGTTTCTCCTGAAAAACAAATTTATCGGTGTTTTTCTTGTCAAGCTTCTGGGAATGTATTTACTTTTTTGCAAAAATATAAAAAAATTTCCTTTTTAGAAGCTTTAAAAGAAGTAGCAGCACTTGTAAATATTGATTTACAAGAATTAGAGCAATGAACAAAAAATAAATATGATAGTGAAAATTTGAAAATATTTGCGATTAATGCTTTAGCTTGTGAATACTTTATGTATCATTTAGATAGCAAAATTGGTATTCAAGCAAAAAAATATTTAGAACAGCGAAATATTGATAATAAGTTAAGAGAACAATTTAGTATTGGATTGGCGCCTAGCGAAGATGGACTAGTAGCATATTTACAACAAAAAGGTTATAAACCTAGTGAATTAGTTATTTCTGGTTTAGTTGTTTATCAAAATAATCATTTTAATGATTATTTTAGAAATCGGATTATGTTTCCGATTCGTGATATAGAACATAATATCATTGGTTTTTCGAGTCGTTCATATTTGGAAAATCAACAACCAAAATATATGAATACCTTAGAAACTAATATTTTTAAAAAAAATCAATTATTGTATAACTTAAGTTTTGCAAAAAATCATTTGCATCAAGATAAGTATTTATTAATTTGTGAAGGATTTATGGATATTATTGCTTTAAGCAAAATTGGCATTAACAATGCCGTTGCCATTATGGGAACAAGTTTAAGTGCACAACATTGTTCAATATTAAAAAAGGTTACTAATGAAATTATTTTATTTTTGGATGGTGATGATGCTGGAATTATAGCTGCGTTTAAAATGATTAGTGAATTATGATATCACAAATTTAATGTTAAAGTAGTAAACAATCCAACAACATTGGATCCCGATGATTTAATTAAAAAAGAAGGTGCAGTAGCAGTTCGCGCTTTAATTAAAAATAGTATTCATCCTTTAGACTTTGTTTTAAATTATTTTCAAAATAATTTAGATTTAAAGAAAATTGATAATGTGACTGAACTTTTAAAAAAAGTTACTCCATTTTTTCAGTTATTACATAGTGCTGTTGAAGTAAATTTTTATTTAAATAAGTTGGAAACAATAACTAATTTGAATAAAAAAATCCTTGAACAAACATTGTTTGCTAAGCAAACAATAGAAACTACTGATAAAATAAATCCTAAAAATGCTGGGGCTAATAAGAATTTATATTTAAATCCGATTGAGAAATCGGAAAATATTATTATATTTTCGTTACTTTATACAAAAGAAACATTAACTAATAGCGAATTAAATAATTTTTCCTTAATTGATCCCATTAAAAAAGTTTTATTATCAGAAATTATTAGTTGATATGATAAAAATCCGCAAGCAGGAAAAGTAAATTATGAAGATTTTCTAAAATCATTACAACAAGAACAAGTAAAAAAGTCGTTAGAAATGATTTATAGTCTTTATAATAAACAAGAATTTGTTTATCGCCCTAAGTTAATTAATGATTGTCAAGAAACTATTTATAATTATTTAATTAAATTAGAAAAAGATAAATGAGCAAAAAAATGATTAGCAACTAATAATGTTAATGAAAAAATAGCAATTGGGGAAAAAATTATTAGTTTGTCAAAAAATATTAAAAGAGAAAAGAGTGGTCAATAG
- a CDS encoding class I SAM-dependent methyltransferase gives MKLSHRLATIANLVNPNDIVADIACDHGLVAIYLVKKKGMNNIFVSDINPKALVQAQKNIIQNQLQNNIFPILGDGIKWINASDNINCVIIAGLGAKTIINILTNDYQSINRYIIQTNNEMSKIRKWVQDHNYFIEDELLIKDNNFIYEIIVINKTHGCLIVSDEQIMFGLNLENKYELLFNKMWTDKLFHYENIINKLTPNQINAIMNLQVLLIRNKLQKQKEK, from the coding sequence ATGAAACTATCTCATCGTTTAGCAACAATTGCTAATTTAGTTAATCCTAATGATATTGTTGCTGATATTGCTTGTGACCACGGTTTAGTTGCTATTTATTTAGTAAAGAAAAAAGGAATGAATAATATTTTTGTTAGTGATATTAATCCTAAAGCATTAGTACAAGCTCAGAAAAATATTATTCAAAATCAATTACAAAATAATATTTTTCCAATTTTAGGAGATGGCATTAAATGAATTAATGCTAGTGATAACATTAATTGTGTTATTATTGCGGGATTAGGTGCCAAGACAATTATTAATATTTTAACTAATGATTATCAATCAATTAATCGTTATATAATTCAAACAAATAATGAAATGTCTAAAATTCGTAAATGAGTCCAAGACCACAATTATTTTATTGAAGACGAATTATTAATTAAAGATAATAATTTTATTTATGAGATTATTGTTATTAATAAAACGCACGGTTGTTTAATTGTTAGTGATGAACAAATTATGTTTGGACTAAATTTAGAAAATAAATATGAGTTATTATTTAACAAAATGTGAACCGACAAACTTTTTCATTATGAAAATATTATCAATAAATTAACCCCAAATCAAATTAATGCCATAATGAATTTACAAGTTTTGTTAATTAGAAATAAATTGCAAAAGCAAAAGGAGAAATAA
- a CDS encoding glycine--tRNA ligase, with protein sequence MNKRMELLVNHLKEYGFVFQGSQIYGGLSNSWDYGPLGAQLKNRLQHLWWERFVTNHPLNVGLDSAIIMNSSVWEASGHLDNFYDLFVDCKSCIKRFRVDHLLSNVTVDFQKLRADELQALLKEHQVVCPNCKNNNFTAVRSFDLMFKTQQGVLANDQGVVYLRPETAQGIFVNFKNIQRSLRKKLPFGVGQIGKAFRNEITPGHFIFRTREFEQMELEFFFNPNDQTEWFDYWLSYCQQFLLDVGIKQGNFSLNEHEDSVLAHYAKRTVDIEYNFPFGKQELWGISNRSSFDLKTHSEHSGEDLSYLDSELNAKIFANVIEPSVGVGRLMLAILNDAYDVEILPDNSKRTILRLNHNLAPYYIAILPLSKQLNEEAYKLYEELANDFLATYDETQSIGKRYRRQDAIGTPYCITVDFKSLRRWRRSITVRFRDTMVQKRVKVRKLRKYLKHLQEQN encoded by the coding sequence ATTAATAAAAGAATGGAATTGTTAGTTAATCATTTGAAGGAGTATGGCTTTGTTTTTCAGGGTTCGCAAATTTATGGTGGGTTAAGTAATAGTTGGGATTATGGTCCGTTGGGAGCACAGTTGAAAAATCGTTTGCAACATTTGTGATGGGAACGGTTTGTGACGAATCATCCTTTGAATGTTGGACTGGATAGTGCCATTATTATGAACAGTAGTGTTTGGGAGGCTTCGGGGCATCTTGATAATTTTTACGATTTATTTGTGGATTGTAAAAGTTGTATTAAGCGGTTTCGGGTGGATCATTTGTTAAGCAATGTGACTGTTGATTTTCAAAAATTGCGTGCTGATGAATTGCAAGCCTTATTAAAAGAACATCAAGTTGTGTGCCCTAATTGTAAGAATAATAATTTTACAGCGGTTCGTTCATTTGATTTGATGTTCAAAACTCAACAAGGGGTTTTAGCAAATGATCAAGGTGTTGTTTATTTACGACCAGAAACAGCGCAAGGAATTTTTGTAAATTTCAAAAATATTCAACGAAGTTTAAGAAAGAAATTGCCCTTTGGGGTAGGTCAAATTGGAAAAGCTTTTCGTAATGAAATTACTCCGGGACACTTTATTTTTCGGACAAGAGAATTTGAGCAAATGGAATTGGAATTTTTTTTTAATCCTAATGATCAAACGGAGTGATTTGATTATTGATTAAGTTATTGTCAGCAATTTTTATTAGATGTTGGTATTAAACAGGGTAATTTTAGTTTAAATGAACACGAAGATAGTGTTTTAGCTCATTATGCGAAGCGAACTGTGGATATTGAATATAATTTTCCTTTTGGTAAGCAAGAGTTATGGGGTATTAGTAATCGTTCTTCTTTTGATTTAAAAACGCATAGTGAACATAGTGGTGAAGATTTAAGTTATTTAGATTCAGAATTAAATGCGAAAATATTTGCGAATGTTATTGAACCGTCAGTCGGTGTTGGCAGATTAATGTTGGCTATTTTAAATGATGCTTATGATGTTGAGATTTTGCCAGATAATAGTAAACGCACGATATTGCGATTAAATCATAATTTGGCTCCTTATTATATTGCTATTTTACCTTTAAGTAAGCAATTAAATGAAGAAGCGTATAAATTATATGAAGAGTTAGCTAACGATTTTTTAGCAACTTATGATGAAACGCAAAGTATTGGGAAAAGATATCGTCGTCAAGATGCTATTGGAACGCCTTATTGTATTACGGTTGATTTTAAAAGCTTAAGACGGTGAAGAAGAAGTATAACGGTGCGTTTTCGCGACACGATGGTGCAAAAACGAGTAAAAGTTAGAAAATTAAGAAAATACCTTAAACACTTGCAAGAACAAAATTAA
- a CDS encoding sigma-70 family RNA polymerase sigma factor encodes MRKRIFKKIKTFDEIKYDLLKKIKKNDNHISQEEVLKAFEMLDIEDGLLESFINELQNDGVVWTDLVDDDEVEVDIDLEHSDFEDDGIVKERAIFDEDDDIIINFKNNGPSISNETKIHDIIKAYFNRLGSSKILTKEEEVKYARMLDSSDLEIKQYGRNKLIISNLKLVVSVARRHTNRGLDFSDLIEEGNIGLMKAVDRFDYRRGFKFSTYATWWIRQAITRAIADQARTIRIPVHMVETINKLTRIERQLTQELGREPTHTEVAEKIGLGMTAEKVREIKRLSMEPVSLEKPIGEEDDTHFADFVEDKDIFSPDDYAERESLREQLDKVFEEILNKREEKVIRMRFGLLPTKIRSLVDLAEEGSEKDELISEIMNLDFKFDTPIEKVINLNDYVIDKYLTKYDSPKTLEEVGSEFGVTRERIRQIEAKACRKLRSPSKSRVLKDFYKG; translated from the coding sequence ATGCGAAAAAGAATATTTAAAAAAATAAAAACTTTTGATGAGATTAAGTATGACTTATTAAAAAAGATTAAAAAAAATGATAATCATATTAGTCAAGAAGAGGTTTTAAAAGCATTTGAAATGTTAGATATTGAAGATGGACTCTTAGAATCTTTTATTAATGAACTACAAAATGATGGTGTTGTTTGAACCGATTTAGTTGATGATGATGAAGTTGAAGTTGATATTGATTTAGAACATTCTGATTTTGAAGATGATGGTATTGTTAAAGAGCGAGCTATTTTTGATGAAGATGATGATATTATTATTAACTTTAAAAATAATGGTCCAAGTATTTCTAATGAAACTAAAATTCATGACATTATTAAAGCCTACTTTAATCGTTTAGGTTCAAGTAAAATTTTAACAAAAGAAGAAGAAGTAAAATATGCAAGAATGTTGGATTCATCTGATCTTGAAATTAAACAATATGGACGAAATAAGTTAATTATTTCTAACTTAAAGTTAGTTGTTTCAGTAGCTAGAAGGCATACTAATCGTGGTTTAGATTTTTCAGATTTAATTGAAGAAGGAAATATTGGTTTAATGAAAGCAGTTGATCGTTTTGATTATCGCCGAGGATTTAAATTTTCTACTTATGCAACTTGATGAATTCGTCAAGCAATTACAAGAGCGATTGCTGATCAAGCAAGAACGATTAGAATACCGGTTCATATGGTGGAAACTATTAATAAATTAACAAGAATTGAACGCCAATTAACTCAAGAATTAGGTCGGGAACCAACCCATACTGAAGTTGCAGAAAAAATTGGTTTGGGAATGACTGCTGAAAAAGTTCGTGAAATTAAACGATTATCAATGGAACCAGTTTCTTTAGAAAAACCAATTGGCGAAGAAGATGATACACACTTTGCTGATTTTGTTGAAGACAAAGATATTTTTTCACCAGATGATTATGCTGAACGAGAATCATTACGAGAACAATTAGATAAGGTTTTTGAAGAAATCTTAAATAAACGCGAGGAAAAGGTTATTCGGATGCGTTTTGGTTTACTACCAACTAAAATTCGATCGCTAGTTGATTTAGCAGAAGAGGGAAGCGAAAAAGATGAATTAATTAGTGAAATAATGAATTTAGATTTTAAGTTTGATACGCCAATTGAAAAGGTAATTAATTTAAATGATTATGTTATTGATAAATATTTAACTAAGTATGATTCACCAAAAACATTAGAAGAAGTTGGTAGTGAATTTGGTGTTACCAGAGAAAGAATTCGTCAAATTGAAGCTAAAGCTTGTCGCAAACTAAGAAGTCCTTCAAAGTCAAGAGTTTTGAAAGATTTTTATAAAGGTTAA
- a CDS encoding IS30 family transposase, with the protein MVQLIVAYPGDTVVSSRGKSKSCLITLVERTSRFTLAILVENRTTKVINKNISHYLSILPNNLVKTITFDRGKEFANWQQLEKNLNVKIYFADAYSPWQRGTNENTNGLIREKFPKKFNFSNTTKNAVHKFILSLNQRPRKILNYLSPIEYLVRKII; encoded by the coding sequence ATGGTCCAACTTATTGTAGCCTATCCAGGTGATACTGTAGTATCATCACGAGGTAAAAGTAAATCATGTTTAATAACTTTAGTTGAAAGAACATCAAGATTTACTTTAGCAATATTAGTTGAAAATAGAACTACTAAAGTTATTAACAAAAATATTAGTCATTATTTATCAATTCTTCCAAATAATCTTGTTAAGACTATAACATTTGATAGGGGTAAAGAATTTGCTAATTGACAACAACTTGAAAAAAATTTAAATGTGAAAATTTATTTTGCTGATGCATATTCACCTTGACAAAGAGGTACTAATGAAAATACTAATGGTTTAATTAGAGAAAAATTTCCTAAAAAATTTAATTTTTCAAATACTACTAAAAATGCAGTTCATAAATTTATATTGTCTTTAAACCAAAGACCAAGAAAAATACTAAATTATCTTTCGCCAATCGAATATTTGGTTAGAAAAATAATTTAG
- a CDS encoding IS3 family transposase (programmed frameshift) — protein MGNKTSYSEEFKKQIVMLYKNDKSVINLGKEYNLPKPTIYSWIKNYNNSGSFKAKDNRTVEENELIYLRKENQQLRMENDIFKASSTDNREKITIINNNKNKYSVRKICKILGLLKSTYYYQTNKCTKFDVNNYEQEVISAFNKSRKIYGARKIKAVLIRKNIILSRRKIRFIMIKNNLVSKYTKLKYCNHKKTVNNDEINNVLNRQFNDKKPNEVVVSDLTYVQVGTKWHYICLLIDLFNREVIGYSAGPNKTAELVQQAFHKITRPLNKITLFHTDRGNEFKNKIIDEILITFKIKRSLSSKGCPYDNAVAEATYKTFKTEFINGKKFANLTQLKCELFDFVNWYNNIRIHGSLNYLTPVEFRKYQST, from the exons ATGGGAAATAAAACCTCATACTCTGAAGAATTTAAAAAACAAATTGTAATGCTATACAAAAATGACAAAAGTGTTATTAATTTAGGGAAAGAATATAATTTACCAAAACCAACTATTTATAGTTGAATTAAAAATTATAATAATTCTGGGTCATTTAAAGCAAAAGATAATCGCACTGTCGAAGAAAATGAATTAATTTACTTGCGAAAAGAAAACCAACAATTACGAATGGAAAATGACATTT TTAAAGCAAGCAGCACTGATAATCGGGAAAAAATAACAATAATTAATAACAACAAAAATAAATATTCAGTGAGGAAAATATGTAAGATTTTAGGTTTACTAAAATCAACATATTATTATCAAACTAATAAATGCACCAAGTTTGATGTTAATAATTATGAACAAGAAGTTATCAGTGCATTTAATAAAAGTCGCAAGATTTATGGTGCTCGTAAAATTAAAGCTGTTTTAATAAGAAAAAATATCATTTTATCACGACGAAAAATCCGATTCATTATGATCAAAAATAATTTGGTTTCTAAATACACCAAGTTAAAATATTGTAATCATAAAAAAACAGTTAATAATGACGAAATTAATAATGTTTTAAATCGTCAATTTAATGACAAAAAACCAAATGAAGTTGTTGTTAGTGATTTAACATATGTTCAAGTTGGCACTAAATGACATTATATTTGTTTATTAATTGACTTGTTTAATCGCGAAGTAATTGGCTATAGTGCTGGACCAAATAAAACTGCTGAATTAGTTCAACAAGCTTTTCACAAGATAACACGACCATTAAATAAAATAACTTTATTTCATACTGATCGTGGTAATGAGTTTAAAAATAAAATTATTGATGAAATTTTAATAACCTTTAAAATTAAAAGATCATTAAGCTCCAAAGGATGCCCATATGATAATGCTGTTGCTGAAGCAACTTACAAAACCTTTAAAACCGAATTTATTAACGGTAAAAAATTTGCAAACTTAACACAACTAAAATGCGAACTATTTGATTTTGTTAATTGATATAACAATATTCGAATTCATGGCAGTTTAAATTATTTAACTCCCGTTGAATTTAGAAAATACCAGTCTACATAA
- a CDS encoding Mbov_0401 family ICE element transposase-like protein → MLKINNNVKTTENKHWLSLFTTHKNMYTNKCEQLANEYEKLDEYLYKYHYRLKQGYKVVHFAIRTIITIFGEVIFKRRRYKYWNQKSGKFEYVCLLDKEIGLLPKQRIYFDIQFKVLSLLGDGKRYRDVLDVLNHCYISKASISNILNKYDIAEYFQLAEKETKTRIDVKNKDLYIQLDETFLATLDQKVKQDQRIRLVTFHTGHKEKNYKNARRELENKRGHFLMLKVGKRINTMGYRDLLIRELQKHYVNINYDKIIFCGDGATWIREIANSFGNVRYILDSYHAIKKLKQTAFNIIFENRKVTLNSWIKLYKDGNHQELIKNIRNIAKNELNKDIKTNLRKASNYFSNNKHGIHHQNLEWNIGCSIESDVSHLVKQQLGYGAKIYNHKNLNNLLHLRMANLNKLNVLHYINENINSEIEIRKEIYKSSLWNKYNNKNDEKFNNMIKW, encoded by the coding sequence ATGTTAAAAATTAATAATAATGTAAAAACCACAGAAAACAAGCATTGATTAAGTTTATTTACAACCCATAAAAATATGTATACCAATAAATGCGAACAATTAGCTAATGAATATGAAAAATTAGATGAATACTTATATAAATATCATTATCGCTTAAAACAAGGTTATAAAGTAGTTCATTTTGCAATAAGAACAATTATTACAATTTTTGGTGAAGTTATTTTTAAACGACGCCGATATAAATATTGAAATCAAAAATCAGGTAAATTTGAATATGTATGTTTATTAGATAAAGAAATTGGTCTATTACCTAAACAACGCATTTATTTTGATATCCAATTTAAAGTTTTAAGTCTTTTAGGTGATGGTAAACGCTATCGTGATGTTTTAGATGTTCTAAATCATTGTTATATTTCAAAAGCTAGTATTTCAAATATTTTAAATAAATATGATATTGCCGAATATTTTCAACTAGCAGAAAAAGAAACTAAAACTAGAATTGATGTCAAAAATAAGGACTTATATATTCAACTAGATGAGACATTTTTAGCGACATTAGATCAGAAAGTTAAACAAGACCAAAGAATTCGTTTAGTTACTTTTCATACAGGACATAAAGAAAAAAATTACAAAAATGCTCGTAGAGAGTTAGAAAATAAACGAGGTCATTTTCTAATGTTAAAAGTTGGTAAACGAATAAATACGATGGGTTATCGTGATTTATTAATTAGAGAATTACAAAAACATTATGTGAATATTAATTATGACAAAATAATTTTTTGTGGTGATGGTGCTACTTGAATTAGAGAAATTGCCAATAGTTTTGGTAATGTTAGATACATTTTAGATAGTTATCATGCTATTAAAAAATTAAAACAAACTGCATTTAATATTATTTTTGAAAATCGCAAAGTAACACTAAATAGCTGAATTAAATTATATAAGGATGGAAATCATCAAGAATTAATAAAAAACATTCGTAATATTGCTAAAAATGAATTAAATAAAGATATTAAAACAAATTTAAGAAAGGCGAGTAATTATTTCAGTAATAATAAACATGGTATTCATCATCAAAATTTAGAATGAAATATTGGTTGTAGCATTGAAAGTGATGTGTCACATTTGGTAAAACAACAATTAGGATATGGGGCAAAAATATATAATCATAAGAATTTAAATAACCTATTACATTTAAGAATGGCAAATTTAAACAAATTAAATGTATTACATTACATTAATGAAAATATTAATTCAGAAATAGAAATCAGAAAAGAAATATATAAAAGTTCATTATGAAATAAATATAATAATAAAAATGATGAAAAATTCAATAATATGATAAAATGGTAA